One Persicobacter psychrovividus DNA window includes the following coding sequences:
- a CDS encoding acetyl-CoA C-acyltransferase, which translates to MNAYIVAGYRSAVGKAKKGGFRFTRPDDIAADVIKHLVSKVEGLDTKRVDDLIVGCAIPEAEQGMQMGRMISLLALGIDAPGFIVNRYCGSGLEAIAIASARIHAGQADCIIAGGAESMSMVPMMGYKTALNYKIAEETPDYYTSMGLTAEQVALKYGISRAEADEFAVKSHAKAVEAIKQGKFKDEIVPVTVEEVYLDENMKRKSRSFTVDTDEGPRPSTVDGLGKLRPAFAMGGQVTAGNSSQTSDGAAFVMVMSEAMVKEHNLEPIARLVSYSVAGVEPKLMGIGPVEAIPKALKVAGLSLNDIEQIELNEAFAAQSLGVIKGAELNPDIVNVNGGAIALGHPLGCTGAKLSVQLFNEMRRRNQKYGMVTACVGGGQGVAGIYELLK; encoded by the coding sequence ATGAATGCATATATCGTTGCCGGCTATCGTTCGGCAGTAGGAAAAGCAAAAAAGGGCGGTTTTCGATTCACCCGCCCCGATGATATTGCTGCGGATGTGATTAAACATTTGGTCAGTAAAGTAGAAGGTCTTGATACCAAAAGAGTCGATGATTTGATTGTGGGCTGTGCCATTCCTGAAGCGGAACAAGGCATGCAAATGGGGCGGATGATCTCCCTGTTGGCCTTGGGTATTGATGCCCCTGGCTTTATTGTGAACCGTTACTGCGGATCAGGCCTGGAGGCTATTGCCATTGCCAGTGCGAGAATTCATGCAGGGCAGGCAGATTGCATTATCGCTGGTGGTGCAGAGTCCATGTCGATGGTACCCATGATGGGTTATAAAACCGCCTTGAATTATAAAATTGCGGAAGAAACTCCCGATTACTATACTTCCATGGGACTGACGGCCGAGCAGGTAGCCCTGAAGTATGGCATCAGCAGAGCCGAAGCGGATGAGTTTGCTGTGAAATCTCACGCCAAAGCAGTGGAGGCGATCAAGCAAGGGAAATTCAAAGATGAGATCGTTCCGGTAACCGTTGAAGAGGTTTATCTGGATGAAAACATGAAACGCAAGAGCCGTTCGTTTACGGTGGATACCGATGAAGGCCCTCGCCCTTCGACCGTGGATGGCTTGGGCAAATTACGCCCTGCTTTCGCTATGGGTGGGCAGGTAACTGCCGGTAACTCTTCCCAAACCTCAGATGGTGCCGCTTTCGTGATGGTCATGTCTGAAGCAATGGTCAAAGAACACAACCTTGAGCCGATTGCCCGCCTGGTAAGTTATTCGGTGGCAGGTGTTGAGCCTAAACTGATGGGGATCGGCCCCGTGGAGGCCATTCCTAAAGCTTTGAAAGTGGCAGGATTGTCACTAAATGATATCGAACAAATAGAATTGAATGAAGCCTTTGCTGCCCAGTCATTAGGGGTGATCAAGGGTGCTGAGCTGAACCCCGACATTGTGAATGTGAATGGTGGCGCCATTGCCCTTGGGCACCCGCTGGGATGTACAGGAGCAAAATTATCGGTACAGTTATTCAATGAAATGCGTCGCAGAAATCAAAAATACGGAATGGTGACAGCCTGTGTCGGTGGCGGCCAAGGCGTTGCCGGTATTTATGAATTGCTGAAATAA
- a CDS encoding acyl-CoA dehydrogenase family protein: METLNQEKKAIKGGEFLISETQPQDVFTPEEWNEEQKMIAQTCTDFVDHEVHPHVEALDAMSDPNLMPSLLDKSGELGLLGTSIPEQYGGFGMDFNTSMLIAEKVGAGYSFAVALSAHTGIGTLPILYYGNEDQKAKYLPKLASGEWKASYCLTEPDSGSDANSGKTKAELTADGKHYLVNGQKMWITNGGFADIFIVFAKIEDDKNLTAFIIEKDFGGVTMNEEEKKMGIKGSSTRQIFFNDCKVPVENMLSDRQNGFKIALNILNIGRIKLASATLGASKGVIQNALGYAQERKQFGKSISEFGAIKHKLGEMMARIYASEAATYRAGQNIDDAYDALIANGMSEAEAKLKAVEEFAIECAMLKVHGSETLDYVVDEGVQIYGGMGYSADAPMERAYRDSRINRIFEGTNEINRMLTIDMLLKRAMKGELDLMSPAMAVAKELTSIPDFGGDDDERILAGEHKLLKNLKKAGLMIAGAAVQKLMATLKDEQEILMNLADMLIQVYALESAVLRTEKIIAAQGEEAAKVHIEMVKIYAQFAVDQATSAGKQAIYAFAEGDEMRMMLMGLKRFTKIQPHNLRDARRFVADYCLDKGQYPFG; encoded by the coding sequence ATGGAAACACTAAACCAAGAAAAGAAAGCGATAAAAGGTGGTGAGTTCTTAATTTCGGAAACTCAACCTCAGGATGTTTTTACACCCGAAGAGTGGAATGAAGAGCAAAAGATGATTGCTCAGACCTGTACTGACTTTGTGGACCATGAGGTACATCCGCATGTGGAGGCTTTGGATGCAATGTCTGACCCTAACCTGATGCCTTCTTTATTGGATAAATCTGGTGAGCTTGGCCTTTTGGGAACCTCTATTCCTGAGCAGTATGGTGGCTTCGGAATGGACTTTAACACCTCCATGCTGATTGCCGAAAAGGTGGGTGCGGGCTATTCCTTCGCCGTGGCTTTATCCGCACATACAGGTATCGGTACATTGCCGATTTTGTATTATGGCAATGAAGACCAAAAAGCCAAATACCTTCCTAAACTTGCTTCGGGAGAATGGAAAGCCTCTTATTGCCTGACAGAGCCAGACTCTGGTTCTGATGCCAATTCAGGAAAAACCAAAGCAGAGCTAACCGCTGATGGCAAGCACTACCTGGTAAACGGACAAAAAATGTGGATTACCAATGGGGGGTTTGCAGACATTTTTATTGTCTTTGCCAAAATTGAAGACGATAAAAACCTGACGGCCTTTATCATTGAAAAGGATTTTGGTGGGGTAACCATGAATGAAGAAGAAAAGAAGATGGGGATCAAAGGGTCATCCACCCGTCAGATTTTCTTCAACGACTGTAAAGTGCCTGTCGAAAATATGCTTTCAGATCGCCAGAATGGTTTTAAAATAGCACTGAACATTCTGAATATTGGTCGGATTAAATTGGCCTCGGCAACGCTTGGTGCATCTAAAGGCGTGATTCAAAACGCTCTTGGCTATGCACAGGAACGCAAGCAGTTTGGGAAGTCAATTTCAGAGTTTGGGGCAATTAAGCACAAATTAGGGGAAATGATGGCAAGAATTTATGCTTCGGAGGCGGCGACTTACCGCGCAGGGCAAAATATTGACGATGCTTATGATGCACTGATCGCCAACGGAATGTCTGAAGCGGAAGCCAAGCTGAAAGCCGTGGAGGAATTTGCAATCGAGTGTGCGATGCTGAAAGTACATGGATCGGAAACCCTGGATTATGTAGTGGATGAGGGCGTACAGATTTACGGAGGTATGGGCTACTCGGCAGATGCCCCAATGGAGCGAGCTTACCGTGATTCCCGTATTAATCGGATTTTCGAGGGAACGAACGAGATTAACCGTATGCTGACCATCGACATGTTGCTGAAAAGAGCCATGAAAGGGGAGCTCGATTTAATGTCGCCAGCAATGGCAGTGGCCAAAGAGCTGACCTCAATTCCTGATTTTGGAGGAGATGACGATGAGCGTATTTTGGCAGGAGAGCATAAGTTGCTGAAAAATTTGAAGAAAGCAGGCTTGATGATCGCTGGTGCGGCAGTTCAAAAACTGATGGCTACACTCAAAGATGAGCAGGAAATTTTGATGAATCTCGCCGATATGCTGATTCAGGTGTATGCTTTGGAATCAGCGGTATTGCGTACCGAGAAAATTATTGCCGCTCAGGGAGAAGAAGCCGCAAAGGTGCATATCGAGATGGTGAAAATCTATGCGCAGTTTGCCGTAGATCAGGCGACATCAGCAGGGAAACAAGCGATTTATGCTTTTGCGGAAGGCGATGAGATGCGCATGATGCTCATGGGCTTGAAGCGATTCACAAAAATTCAACCACATAATTTAAGAGATGCGAGACGATTCGTAGCGGATTATTGCTTAGATAAAGGACAATATCCTTTCGGCTAA
- a CDS encoding DUF6787 family protein, giving the protein MISEKIETQSQMGQEQKSGWLEKLAQRWELNSTKQVLLVLLVFSLTGSTVAYMRKGIFALFGYDDATPFWLKVITYIALVFPSYQILILVYGWIFGQFDFFWKKEKKMLQRMRLMKKDTDKK; this is encoded by the coding sequence ATGATATCAGAGAAAATAGAAACTCAAAGCCAAATGGGGCAAGAGCAAAAATCAGGTTGGTTGGAGAAGTTGGCTCAAAGATGGGAACTCAACAGTACTAAGCAAGTGTTGTTGGTGCTGTTGGTCTTTTCACTGACGGGCTCCACGGTAGCCTATATGCGAAAAGGGATTTTCGCCCTTTTTGGTTATGATGATGCCACTCCTTTCTGGCTGAAAGTCATCACTTACATTGCATTGGTTTTCCCAAGCTATCAAATCTTGATTTTGGTTTATGGCTGGATTTTTGGCCAGTTTGATTTCTTCTGGAAGAAGGAGAAGAAAATGCTTCAGCGCATGAGGCTGATGAAAAAAGATACAGATAAAAAATAG
- a CDS encoding serine/threonine protein kinase yields MHQDKHQKVSDIIAQVMDLPPELAQAKIDLLSEGDESVRKEVMSLLNFVEESPITKSGTTTANKTKSIIQRVGADTQFTSKKKISVLEQWRNQLLVPKRVRALALASCLLLISLCGNLFRSGVRREIINQQRKELESILIAQHKLLKTWVGNQLTEVSREVSDSTELHQTAVEILQASAQKPFIDRTFKVDAHKRFDTLLDKIKEQGNASLIAIIDLSGAVVAFHNNAVDSATEIEADSTLNHYIVGTYISKDLMGILSDLREGRSVFLPPFQEQKKHILIDNYNTYCYFCAPIYDEQRRIIGGVAVAANPQHQFSKLFNIALEGKGGESYAFDHEGRLISKTLTELDQVGLITASSDTIHHNSIQAMRDPEESSNYVRIVQRALEAKGTTSDSLNYGTVMEPYRNYAGKEMVGAWYWLPEYNFGVATEVEADEVFAPIRYIRIVYFPMFFVIIILSILLFNSNVNISLLKKKVSKANRMGHYMIKKKIGEGGFGEVYLAEHAFLRRPTAIKVLRKELIESEHLQRFEREVQMVARLSHPNTIRIYDYNYTKDGRFYYAMEFLDGISLQELVKLHGEQPIERVLHILMQVSKSLKEAHQMGLVHRDIKPQNIMLCKIGGEPDYIKVLDFGLVKDMHDEEEITQMNQVAGTPSYLAPERMSNPKLADHRVDIYSLGAIGFFLLGKKLLIDMLSQSNLGGKPLTKDMINIDAYQMQDLPSELIDFLFSCMAYDINDRPADINEVLMTIERLQERYHWTEAKRKEWWKKFDAYDV; encoded by the coding sequence ATGCATCAGGATAAACACCAAAAAGTCAGTGATATCATTGCTCAGGTGATGGATCTACCTCCAGAGCTTGCTCAGGCAAAGATTGATCTCTTGTCAGAGGGAGATGAGTCGGTGCGTAAAGAGGTTATGTCTTTGCTGAATTTTGTTGAGGAAAGCCCGATCACCAAGTCAGGTACAACCACTGCCAATAAAACCAAAAGTATTATTCAGCGTGTTGGCGCTGACACCCAGTTTACTTCCAAAAAGAAAATTTCTGTTCTTGAGCAATGGCGCAACCAACTGCTGGTCCCAAAAAGGGTTCGGGCACTGGCTTTGGCGTCCTGTTTATTGCTGATTTCATTATGTGGTAACCTGTTCCGTTCAGGTGTTCGCCGAGAGATCATCAATCAGCAGCGCAAGGAACTCGAATCCATTCTTATTGCACAACATAAACTGCTGAAAACATGGGTGGGTAATCAGCTCACGGAAGTTTCCCGCGAGGTGTCTGACAGCACAGAGCTTCACCAGACTGCCGTAGAGATTTTACAGGCTTCCGCTCAAAAGCCATTCATTGATCGCACTTTCAAAGTAGATGCGCACAAACGTTTCGATACGCTCCTCGATAAAATCAAGGAGCAGGGGAATGCTTCGCTGATTGCAATTATTGATTTATCGGGTGCTGTTGTGGCATTTCATAATAACGCAGTAGACAGCGCCACTGAAATTGAGGCAGACTCTACGCTGAATCATTATATCGTAGGCACTTACATCTCAAAAGATTTGATGGGCATCCTGTCGGATCTTCGTGAAGGCCGTTCTGTGTTTCTTCCCCCATTTCAGGAACAGAAGAAGCACATCCTGATCGATAATTACAATACTTACTGTTACTTCTGCGCACCAATATATGACGAGCAGCGCCGCATTATTGGTGGGGTTGCTGTGGCCGCAAATCCGCAGCATCAGTTCTCGAAGCTTTTCAATATTGCACTTGAGGGAAAAGGGGGGGAGTCTTACGCTTTCGACCATGAAGGCCGCTTAATTTCCAAGACCCTCACAGAACTCGATCAGGTAGGTTTGATTACCGCCAGTTCGGACACCATTCACCACAATAGCATTCAGGCCATGCGTGACCCTGAGGAAAGTTCCAACTACGTCAGGATTGTCCAGCGGGCCCTGGAAGCAAAGGGCACCACCTCTGATAGCCTCAACTATGGGACAGTGATGGAACCTTACCGCAATTATGCAGGCAAGGAAATGGTCGGGGCGTGGTATTGGCTTCCTGAGTATAATTTTGGGGTGGCGACAGAAGTAGAGGCTGATGAGGTTTTTGCGCCTATCCGCTATATCCGAATTGTGTATTTCCCGATGTTCTTTGTGATCATCATTCTTTCCATTTTGTTGTTCAACAGTAATGTGAATATCTCATTGCTGAAGAAAAAAGTCAGTAAGGCCAACCGAATGGGGCATTATATGATCAAGAAAAAAATTGGCGAAGGAGGCTTTGGGGAAGTTTATTTGGCAGAACATGCCTTCTTAAGACGACCAACGGCAATTAAAGTCCTGAGAAAAGAGCTTATAGAGTCGGAACACCTGCAACGCTTCGAACGGGAGGTGCAGATGGTCGCCCGACTTTCACACCCGAACACGATCAGAATTTACGATTACAATTACACCAAAGATGGTCGTTTTTATTATGCCATGGAGTTTCTTGATGGTATTTCACTGCAAGAGCTTGTCAAATTGCATGGGGAACAACCTATCGAGCGCGTGTTGCACATCCTGATGCAGGTTTCAAAATCACTGAAAGAAGCGCATCAGATGGGTTTGGTTCATCGCGACATTAAGCCGCAAAACATCATGCTTTGCAAGATTGGCGGAGAGCCTGATTACATCAAGGTACTTGATTTCGGTCTGGTGAAGGATATGCACGATGAAGAGGAAATCACGCAAATGAATCAGGTTGCTGGTACGCCTTCGTATCTTGCGCCAGAGCGTATGAGCAATCCCAAGCTGGCAGACCATCGGGTGGATATTTACTCCCTTGGCGCTATTGGCTTTTTCCTTTTGGGTAAAAAACTGTTGATCGATATGCTCTCCCAAAGTAATCTGGGGGGTAAGCCACTGACGAAAGATATGATCAATATCGACGCGTATCAAATGCAGGATTTACCTTCGGAACTGATCGACTTCCTGTTCTCCTGTATGGCCTATGATATCAACGACCGGCCTGCAGACATCAATGAAGTACTGATGACCATTGAGCGGCTGCAAGAGCGCTACCACTGGACGGAAGCAAAGCGGAAGGAATGGTGGAAAAAATTTGACGCTTACGACGTATAA
- a CDS encoding ATP cone domain-containing protein, giving the protein MSENSASETLNAANAEETVNQPIQIVKRNGKRATFDPSKIENALLKCFANVGRKESEVKPLISNLTERVVNIVSAQYDVPTVENIQDIVEMTLQAEGEYAAAKHYILYRAEHAKLREHRPIPQEVKEDFEASDKFFPTQLQKFQFYDKYSRFGYEKGRRETWIETVDRAVDFMKELSENRLPEADYERVRKGILDMRVMPSMRLLAMAGPAARRNNMSIYNCSYMPVDSVDSFVEALLISMAGCGVGFSVENEYIENFPRIKRQQGTILPTHVVTDTTEGWGDSLRVGLDAWFAGNDIKFDYSLVRPSGAVLRIKGGRASGPEPLRQMLDFARARIIARQGRFLRSVDAHDIMCAIGSAAVSGGVRRTAMISLFDFDDDAMRHSKDGDFWRTNPQRWNANNSAVWPERELSQAEIAKYLLDMVHSERGEPGIFNRKAALATKPARRKEARFGTNPCGEIILRPFQFCNLSVAVARPEDTLEDLKEKVELATIIGTIQSMATHFPGLRDHWKKNCEEERLLGVDINGQLDTPLVQDAEVMKTLRDLAVETNAKYAATLGINASASITCVKPSGNSSQLLNCSPGIHSRWSPYYIRNVRVGAATPIYKVLKSSGVPMDPENGQTAENATTYVAHFPVKAPEGAVTRNDRTALEQCEYWLRVKTNYTEHNPSVTITYKQDEVLDIVRWTWENQSRIGGMTFLPAYDAQFDQMPYVEIDKATYEKLNAAFPEIDFAKIYRFEEEDYTTAAQELACMSGQCDI; this is encoded by the coding sequence ATGTCCGAAAATTCCGCTTCAGAGACTCTAAACGCAGCAAATGCTGAAGAAACCGTGAATCAGCCCATTCAAATAGTCAAGCGAAATGGCAAACGCGCCACTTTCGATCCATCAAAAATTGAAAACGCTCTCTTGAAGTGTTTTGCCAATGTGGGTCGTAAGGAATCAGAAGTGAAGCCGTTGATTTCCAACCTCACCGAGCGTGTGGTGAATATCGTCTCGGCACAATATGATGTCCCGACAGTAGAAAATATTCAGGATATCGTGGAAATGACACTTCAGGCCGAAGGAGAATATGCCGCAGCCAAGCATTATATTCTTTACCGCGCCGAGCATGCCAAGCTTAGAGAGCATCGTCCGATTCCTCAGGAGGTAAAAGAGGACTTTGAAGCATCGGATAAATTCTTCCCTACACAATTACAGAAGTTCCAGTTTTACGATAAATACTCTCGTTTTGGCTATGAGAAAGGCCGCCGTGAGACATGGATCGAAACGGTGGACCGCGCAGTGGATTTCATGAAAGAACTTTCTGAAAACCGCCTTCCTGAAGCTGATTACGAACGTGTTCGTAAGGGTATTCTGGACATGCGTGTAATGCCATCGATGCGTTTGTTGGCCATGGCAGGCCCTGCGGCACGCCGTAACAACATGTCGATTTACAACTGTTCTTATATGCCTGTAGATTCAGTGGATTCATTCGTTGAAGCATTGCTGATTTCCATGGCAGGTTGTGGTGTAGGTTTCTCTGTAGAGAACGAATACATAGAAAACTTCCCTCGTATCAAGCGCCAGCAAGGCACTATTCTTCCTACACACGTGGTAACAGACACCACCGAAGGCTGGGGAGATTCATTGCGTGTTGGTTTGGATGCTTGGTTCGCAGGTAACGATATTAAATTTGATTACTCACTGGTACGTCCTTCAGGTGCCGTATTGCGCATTAAAGGTGGTCGTGCTTCGGGTCCTGAGCCATTGCGTCAGATGTTGGATTTTGCCCGTGCGCGTATCATTGCTCGCCAGGGTCGATTCCTTCGTTCCGTAGATGCGCATGATATTATGTGTGCGATTGGTTCTGCTGCTGTTTCTGGCGGTGTTCGCCGTACAGCAATGATCTCATTGTTTGATTTTGATGATGACGCAATGCGCCACTCAAAAGATGGTGACTTCTGGAGAACAAATCCACAACGCTGGAATGCCAACAACTCGGCAGTTTGGCCTGAGCGTGAGCTTTCACAGGCAGAGATCGCCAAATATCTTTTGGATATGGTACACTCAGAGCGTGGTGAGCCAGGTATCTTCAACAGAAAAGCCGCTTTGGCTACCAAGCCTGCCCGTCGTAAAGAAGCTCGCTTCGGTACCAACCCTTGTGGCGAAATTATCTTGCGCCCATTCCAGTTCTGTAACCTTTCAGTAGCGGTTGCCCGCCCTGAGGACACCTTGGAAGACCTGAAAGAAAAAGTAGAGTTGGCGACCATTATCGGTACTATCCAGTCTATGGCGACGCATTTCCCTGGCCTTCGCGACCATTGGAAGAAAAACTGTGAAGAAGAACGCCTTTTAGGGGTGGACATCAACGGGCAGTTGGATACACCATTGGTTCAGGATGCTGAGGTAATGAAAACTCTTAGAGATCTTGCCGTAGAAACCAACGCAAAATATGCAGCGACTCTGGGCATCAATGCTTCGGCATCCATCACCTGTGTGAAGCCTTCAGGGAACTCTTCTCAGTTGTTGAACTGTTCACCAGGTATTCACTCTCGCTGGTCTCCTTACTACATCCGTAACGTGCGTGTTGGCGCTGCCACTCCAATTTACAAAGTATTGAAATCGTCGGGTGTACCTATGGATCCTGAAAATGGACAAACAGCCGAGAATGCGACAACTTACGTGGCTCATTTCCCTGTAAAAGCGCCAGAAGGTGCCGTAACAAGAAATGACCGTACTGCCCTTGAGCAATGTGAGTACTGGTTGAGAGTAAAAACCAACTATACGGAACATAACCCATCGGTAACGATTACCTATAAGCAGGATGAAGTTTTGGATATTGTTCGCTGGACGTGGGAAAACCAAAGCCGTATTGGCGGTATGACTTTCCTTCCAGCCTACGATGCACAATTTGATCAAATGCCTTATGTAGAGATCGATAAAGCTACTTATGAGAAATTAAATGCTGCTTTCCCTGAGATTGATTTTGCGAAAATCTACCGCTTCGAGGAAGAAGATTACACAACTGCCGCACAAGAGTTAGCTTGTATGTCAGGCCAGTGTGACATTTAA